From Streptomyces sp. NBC_00683, one genomic window encodes:
- a CDS encoding PucR family transcriptional regulator has protein sequence MKGDYQELVDEISALLGAPATLENRDFVLVAFGAHDSDDDTAMDPVRTRSILTRRSTPAVRAWFEGFGIARATGPVRIPAAPEAGVFRDRICLPVRHRGVVLGYVWLLDADPRPTSDQLTAAMDVAARIGGLLSDEARAGADLSREFGAVLAAGRGWQRDMAVAALHEALGPDADGLHTVVCVTPWPDEAPSARTVPSSAALATVAVAGTLSLAALVRLRSPDTLDPATTAADRLRSTAGTTATGGIAVARRGLAELADSWHEALSAARAASAESRFGPVADWRAIGPYRLLASLPPAPDAAPDHTVRTLLTPPHTELARTAEVFLDCAGQASRTAAELGIHRQTLYYRLARVQELTGLDLNDGEDRLLLHMSLKAARL, from the coding sequence GTGAAGGGCGATTACCAGGAGCTGGTCGACGAGATCTCCGCGCTGCTCGGCGCCCCCGCGACCCTGGAGAACCGGGACTTCGTCCTGGTCGCCTTCGGGGCCCACGACAGCGACGACGACACGGCGATGGACCCCGTCCGTACGCGCTCGATCCTCACCCGGCGCTCCACCCCCGCGGTCCGGGCCTGGTTCGAGGGCTTCGGCATCGCGCGCGCCACCGGCCCGGTCCGCATTCCGGCCGCCCCGGAGGCCGGAGTGTTCCGGGACCGGATCTGCCTGCCGGTACGCCATCGGGGTGTCGTCCTCGGATACGTATGGCTGCTCGACGCCGACCCCCGCCCGACCTCAGACCAGCTGACGGCGGCGATGGACGTGGCGGCCCGGATCGGGGGGCTGCTCTCCGACGAGGCTCGGGCGGGCGCCGACCTGTCCCGGGAGTTCGGCGCGGTGCTCGCGGCGGGGCGGGGATGGCAGCGCGACATGGCGGTGGCGGCGCTGCACGAGGCACTGGGCCCGGACGCGGACGGGCTGCACACCGTGGTGTGCGTGACCCCGTGGCCGGACGAGGCACCCTCGGCCCGCACCGTGCCCTCCTCGGCGGCCCTCGCCACGGTCGCCGTGGCAGGCACGCTGTCGCTGGCCGCGCTGGTACGCCTGCGCTCCCCCGACACCCTGGACCCGGCGACGACGGCCGCGGACCGCCTGCGCTCCACTGCGGGGACCACCGCCACGGGCGGCATCGCGGTCGCCCGCCGGGGTCTGGCCGAGCTGGCCGACTCCTGGCACGAGGCACTGTCCGCGGCCCGCGCGGCCTCGGCGGAATCCCGCTTCGGCCCGGTCGCCGACTGGCGGGCCATCGGCCCGTACCGGCTGCTGGCCTCGCTGCCCCCGGCCCCGGACGCCGCCCCGGACCACACGGTCCGCACCCTGCTGACCCCGCCGCACACGGAACTGGCCCGCACCGCCGAGGTGTTCCTCGACTGCGCGGGCCAGGCGAGCCGGACAGCGGCCGAGCTGGGCATCCACCGCCAGACGCTCTACTACCGCCTCGCCCGGGTCCAGGAGCTCACCGGGCTCGACCTGAACGACGGCGAGGACCGGCTGCTGCTGCACATGTCGCTGAAGGCGGCGCGGCTGTAG
- the serA gene encoding phosphoglycerate dehydrogenase yields the protein MSSKPVVLIAEELSPATVDALGPDFEIRHCNGADRAELLPAIADVDAILVRSATKVDAEAIAAAKKLRVVARAGVGLDNVDVSSATKAGVMVVNAPTSNIVTAAELACGLLVATARNIPQANTALKNGEWKRSKYTGVELSEKVLGVVGLGRIGVLVAQRMSAFGMKIVAYDPYVQPARAAQMGVKLLTLDELLEVADFITVHLPKTPETLGLIGDDALHKVKPSVRIVNAARGGIVDEEALASALKEGRVAGAGLDVYTKEPCTDSPLFQFDQVVCTPHLGASTDEAQEKAGIAVAKSVRLALAGELVPDAVNVQGGVIAEDVRPGLPLAEKLGRIFTALAGEVAARLDVEVYGEITQHDVKVLELSALKGVFEDVVDETVSYVNAPLFAQERGVEVRLTTSSESPDHRNVVTVRGTLSSGEEVAVSGTLAGPKHLQKIVAIGEHDVDLALADHMVVLRYEDRPGVVGAVGKILGEAGLNIAGMQVSRAAVGGEALVVLTVDDDVPQSVLTEIADEIGATSARSVNLTD from the coding sequence GTGAGCTCGAAACCTGTCGTACTCATTGCTGAAGAGCTGTCGCCCGCCACGGTCGACGCTCTGGGTCCGGATTTCGAGATCCGGCACTGCAACGGCGCGGACCGCGCCGAACTCCTCCCCGCGATCGCCGATGTCGACGCGATCCTGGTGCGCTCCGCCACCAAGGTCGACGCCGAGGCCATCGCCGCCGCGAAGAAGCTCAGGGTCGTCGCCCGCGCGGGCGTCGGTCTGGACAACGTCGACGTCTCCTCGGCCACCAAGGCCGGCGTGATGGTCGTCAACGCGCCGACGTCCAACATCGTCACGGCCGCCGAGCTCGCCTGCGGCCTGCTCGTCGCCACCGCGCGCAACATCCCGCAGGCCAACACCGCCCTGAAGAACGGCGAGTGGAAGCGTTCGAAGTACACGGGCGTCGAGCTCAGCGAGAAGGTTCTCGGCGTCGTGGGCCTCGGCCGCATCGGCGTGCTCGTCGCGCAGCGCATGTCCGCGTTCGGCATGAAGATCGTCGCGTACGACCCCTATGTGCAGCCCGCGCGTGCCGCGCAGATGGGCGTCAAGCTCCTCACCCTGGACGAGCTGCTCGAGGTCGCCGACTTCATCACGGTGCACCTCCCCAAGACCCCTGAGACGCTCGGCCTGATCGGCGACGACGCGCTGCACAAGGTGAAGCCCTCGGTGCGGATCGTCAACGCCGCACGCGGCGGCATCGTCGACGAGGAGGCGCTCGCCTCCGCCCTCAAGGAGGGCCGGGTCGCCGGCGCCGGTCTGGACGTGTACACGAAGGAGCCCTGCACGGACTCCCCGCTGTTCCAGTTCGACCAGGTCGTCTGCACCCCGCACCTCGGTGCTTCCACCGACGAGGCGCAGGAGAAGGCGGGCATCGCGGTCGCCAAGTCCGTCCGCCTGGCGCTCGCCGGTGAGCTCGTGCCGGACGCGGTCAACGTCCAGGGCGGCGTGATCGCCGAGGACGTACGTCCCGGACTGCCCCTCGCCGAGAAGCTCGGCCGTATCTTCACCGCGCTCGCGGGCGAGGTCGCGGCCCGCCTCGATGTCGAGGTCTACGGCGAGATCACCCAGCACGACGTGAAGGTGCTCGAACTCTCCGCGCTCAAGGGTGTGTTCGAGGACGTCGTCGACGAGACGGTGTCCTACGTCAACGCCCCGCTCTTCGCTCAGGAGCGCGGTGTCGAGGTACGCCTCACCACCAGCTCCGAGTCGCCGGACCACCGCAACGTGGTGACCGTCCGCGGCACCCTGTCCAGCGGCGAGGAGGTCGCGGTCTCCGGCACGCTGGCCGGCCCCAAGCACCTCCAGAAGATCGTCGCCATCGGTGAGCACGACGTGGACCTGGCGCTCGCCGACCACATGGTCGTCCTGCGGTACGAGGACCGTCCCGGCGTCGTCGGCGCGGTCGGCAAGATCCTCGGCGAGGCCGGGCTGAACATCGCGGGCATGCAGGTCTCGCGGGCGGCCGTGGGCGGCGAGGCGCTGGTCGTGCTCACCGTCGACGACGACGTCCCGCAGTCGGTCCTGACCGAGATCGCGGACGAGATCGGTGCCACCTCGGCCCGTTCGGTGAACCTCACCGACTGA
- the ilvC gene encoding ketol-acid reductoisomerase, whose product MAELFYDDDADLSIIQGRKVAVIGYGSQGHAHALSLRDSGVDVRVGLHEGSKSKAKAEEQGLRVVTPAEASAEADVIMILVPDPIQAQVYEESIKDNLKDGDALFFGHGLNIRFDFIKPPAGVDVCMVAPKGPGHLVRRQYEEGRGVPCIVAVEQDATGKGLALALSYAKGIGGTRAGVIKTTFTEETETDLFGEQAVLCGGTAALVKAGFETLTEAGYQPEIAYFECLHELKLIVDLMYEGGLEKMRWSISETAEWGDYVTGPRIITDATKAEMKKVLTEIQDGTFAKAWMAEYHNGLPKYNEYKKADSDHLLETTGKELRKLMSWVDNEA is encoded by the coding sequence GTGGCCGAGCTGTTCTACGACGACGATGCCGACCTGTCCATCATCCAGGGCCGCAAGGTCGCGGTCATCGGATACGGCAGCCAGGGCCACGCCCACGCGCTGTCGCTGCGTGACTCGGGTGTCGACGTCCGAGTCGGTCTGCACGAGGGTTCGAAGTCCAAGGCCAAGGCCGAGGAGCAGGGCCTGCGCGTGGTGACCCCCGCCGAGGCGTCCGCCGAGGCCGACGTCATCATGATCCTCGTCCCGGACCCGATCCAGGCCCAGGTCTACGAGGAGTCCATCAAGGACAACCTCAAGGACGGCGACGCGCTGTTCTTCGGCCACGGCCTGAACATCCGCTTCGACTTCATCAAGCCGCCGGCCGGCGTCGACGTCTGCATGGTCGCCCCGAAGGGCCCGGGCCACCTGGTCCGCCGCCAGTACGAGGAGGGCCGCGGCGTTCCGTGCATCGTGGCCGTCGAGCAGGACGCCACCGGCAAGGGCCTGGCGCTCGCCCTCAGTTACGCGAAGGGCATCGGCGGCACCCGCGCCGGCGTCATCAAGACGACCTTCACCGAGGAGACCGAGACCGACCTCTTCGGCGAGCAGGCCGTCCTCTGCGGTGGCACCGCCGCTCTGGTCAAGGCCGGTTTCGAGACCCTGACCGAGGCCGGCTACCAGCCGGAGATCGCGTACTTCGAGTGCCTGCACGAGCTGAAGCTCATCGTGGACCTCATGTACGAGGGCGGCCTCGAGAAGATGCGCTGGTCCATCTCGGAGACCGCCGAGTGGGGCGACTACGTCACCGGCCCGCGCATCATCACGGACGCCACCAAGGCCGAGATGAAGAAGGTCCTCACCGAGATCCAGGACGGCACCTTCGCCAAGGCCTGGATGGCGGAGTACCACAACGGTCTGCCCAAGTACAACGAGTACAAGAAGGCCGACAGCGACCACCTGCTGGAGACCACCGGCAAGGAGCTGCGCAAGCTCATGAGCTGGGTCGACAACGAGGCCTGA
- the ilvN gene encoding acetolactate synthase small subunit, whose translation MSTKHTLSVLVENKPGVLARITALFSRRGFNIDSLAVGTTEHPDISRITIVVNVEGLPLEQVTKQLNKLVNVLKIVELEPSAAIQRELVLVKVRADNETRSQIVEIVQLFRAKTVDVSPEAVTIEATGGADKLEAMLKMLEQFGIKELVQSGTIAIGRGARSITDRSLRALDRTA comes from the coding sequence ATGTCCACCAAGCACACGCTCTCCGTCCTGGTCGAGAACAAGCCAGGTGTCCTCGCCCGGATCACGGCCCTGTTCTCCCGGCGCGGCTTCAACATCGACTCGCTCGCGGTCGGTACCACCGAACATCCCGACATCTCCCGCATCACCATCGTGGTGAATGTCGAGGGCCTGCCCCTGGAGCAGGTGACCAAGCAGCTCAACAAGCTGGTCAACGTCCTGAAGATCGTCGAACTCGAGCCCTCCGCTGCGATCCAGCGGGAGCTCGTCCTGGTGAAGGTCCGCGCCGACAACGAGACCCGCTCCCAGATCGTCGAGATCGTCCAGCTGTTCCGCGCCAAGACCGTCGACGTCTCGCCCGAGGCCGTCACGATCGAGGCGACCGGGGGCGCCGACAAGCTGGAAGCCATGCTCAAGATGCTGGAGCAGTTCGGCATCAAGGAGCTCGTCCAGTCCGGCACCATCGCCATAGGGCGCGGCGCGCGCTCGATCACCGACCGTTCTCTGCGCGCACTCGACCGCACGGCGTAA
- a CDS encoding acetolactate synthase large subunit, with amino-acid sequence MPMTEQATGAHHPQPRARNGGPSSASVEHLTGAQSLIRSLEEVGADTVFGLPGGCILPAYDPLMDSTRVRHILVRHEQGAGHAATGYAQATGKVGVCMVTSGPGATNLVTPIADAAMDSVPLVAITGQVASAAIGTDAFQEADICGITMPITKHNFLVTRAEDIAHTIAEAFHIASTGRPGPVLVDIAKDALQAKTTFSWPPTLDLPGYRPVTKPHAKQIREAAKLITQAKRPVLYVGGGVMKAGATAELKVLAELTGAPVTTTLMALGSFPDSHPLHVGMPGMHGSVTAVTALQKADLIVALGARFDDRVTGKLDSFAPFAKIVHADIDPAEIGKNRAADVPIVGDAREVIADLVQAVQAEHTEGNTGDYAAWWKDLNRWRETYPVGYDLPEDGSLSPQQVIERIGQLAPEGTIFAAGVGQHQMWASHFINYEQPSTWLNSGGAGTMGYAVPAAMGAKAGMPDRAVWAIDGDGCFQMTNQELTTCALNNIPIKVAIINNGALGMVRQWQTLFYNQRYSNTVLHSGADTDGAPAKGTRVPDFVKLSEAMGCYAIRCEDPADLDKVIAEANAINDRPVVIDFIVHEDAMVWPMVAAGTSNDEVLAARGVRPDFGDNEDD; translated from the coding sequence ATGCCGATGACCGAGCAGGCCACCGGGGCCCACCACCCGCAGCCGCGGGCCCGTAACGGCGGACCGTCCTCCGCCTCTGTTGAGCACCTCACGGGCGCGCAGTCCCTCATCCGCTCTCTCGAGGAAGTCGGGGCCGACACCGTATTCGGCCTCCCTGGCGGCTGCATCCTGCCGGCGTACGACCCGCTGATGGACTCCACCCGGGTCCGCCACATCCTGGTCCGCCACGAGCAGGGTGCCGGCCACGCGGCCACCGGCTACGCACAGGCCACCGGCAAGGTCGGCGTCTGCATGGTCACCTCGGGCCCGGGTGCCACCAACCTGGTCACCCCGATCGCCGACGCGGCCATGGACTCCGTGCCCCTGGTCGCGATCACCGGCCAGGTGGCCTCCGCCGCCATCGGTACGGACGCCTTCCAGGAAGCCGACATCTGCGGCATCACCATGCCGATCACCAAGCACAACTTCCTGGTCACCCGCGCCGAGGACATCGCGCACACGATCGCCGAGGCCTTCCACATCGCCTCCACCGGCCGCCCGGGACCGGTCCTCGTCGACATCGCCAAGGACGCGCTGCAGGCGAAGACGACCTTCAGCTGGCCGCCGACGCTGGACCTGCCCGGCTACCGCCCGGTCACCAAGCCGCACGCCAAGCAGATCCGTGAGGCCGCCAAGCTCATCACCCAGGCCAAGCGCCCGGTGCTGTACGTCGGCGGCGGCGTCATGAAGGCCGGTGCGACCGCCGAGCTGAAGGTCCTGGCAGAGCTCACCGGAGCGCCCGTCACCACCACACTGATGGCGCTCGGCTCCTTCCCCGACAGCCACCCGCTGCACGTGGGAATGCCCGGCATGCACGGTTCGGTCACCGCCGTCACCGCGCTGCAGAAGGCCGACCTGATCGTCGCGCTCGGGGCCAGGTTCGACGACCGCGTCACCGGCAAGCTGGACAGCTTCGCCCCGTTCGCCAAGATCGTCCACGCCGACATCGACCCGGCCGAGATCGGCAAGAACCGCGCCGCCGACGTGCCGATCGTCGGTGACGCCCGCGAGGTCATCGCCGACCTCGTCCAGGCGGTCCAGGCGGAGCACACCGAGGGCAACACCGGCGACTACGCCGCCTGGTGGAAGGACCTCAACCGGTGGCGCGAGACCTACCCGGTCGGCTACGACCTGCCGGAGGACGGCAGCCTCTCGCCGCAGCAGGTCATCGAGCGCATCGGTCAGCTCGCCCCCGAAGGCACGATCTTCGCGGCGGGCGTCGGCCAGCACCAGATGTGGGCCTCGCACTTCATCAACTACGAGCAGCCCTCCACCTGGCTGAACTCCGGCGGCGCCGGGACGATGGGGTACGCGGTTCCGGCCGCGATGGGCGCCAAGGCCGGGATGCCGGACCGCGCCGTCTGGGCGATCGACGGTGACGGCTGCTTCCAGATGACCAATCAGGAACTCACCACCTGCGCGCTCAACAACATCCCGATCAAGGTCGCGATCATCAACAACGGCGCGCTCGGGATGGTCCGCCAGTGGCAGACCCTGTTCTACAACCAGCGGTACTCCAACACGGTGCTGCACTCCGGCGCGGACACGGACGGCGCCCCGGCGAAGGGCACCCGCGTGCCGGACTTCGTCAAGCTGTCCGAGGCCATGGGCTGCTACGCGATCCGCTGCGAGGACCCGGCCGACCTGGACAAGGTCATCGCCGAGGCCAACGCGATCAACGACCGCCCGGTCGTCATCGACTTCATCGTCCACGAGGACGCCATGGTGTGGCCGATGGTCGCCGCCGGCACCTCCAACGACGAGGTCCTGGCAGCCCGCGGTGTCCGCCCCGACTTCGGCGACAACGAAGACGACTGA
- a CDS encoding putative bifunctional diguanylate cyclase/phosphodiesterase, giving the protein MSALGALLSRRPVSGRSAGLRSQLLLAAICAGYAVGAAVGWGSPGLAVFMGDFGLSLAALIAAVSCFLHARRSGSRFRPAWLLFSLSSAMAAGGNAVWGWYEVVLGRSVPSPSLADVFFLCFAPPAIVGLLVLAKRPVTRAGWVCLVLDAWLIGGSLLTLSWSLALAHTAHVANVEGESVARAALSLAYPLLDIVLVSMVLALHFRRVHVNRSAVNTAIAALALTVLCDAVFTSPLLRSTYRSGQLLDAGWFAGSLLLAYAPWGARRSQDNAVEHAREPRTTSRPIAGSLAALTPYLAAAVCTLGILYNVVEGRTVDRVVVFTGCAVVLALVVRQAIMLLDNIALTHELAQKENHFRSLVQGSSDVIMIAAPTGILRYVSPAAAGVYGRDADDLVGAELSSIIHPEDLGGVVHEVRRFLAAPPREEPTTRIECRFRSGTGDWLHVESTVNRHQGGLLLNSRDVTERVRLQAQLQHNAEHDPLTDLPNRALFTTRVSQALGGRRSGDPGTAVLFIDLDGFKAVNDSIGHQAGDELLIQAARRLQESVRASDTAARLGGDEFAALIVGDGTRDQAARECQVHEIADRLRLTLSQPYRIGTGEVRVAASIGVAFAEPSITPKDLMRNADLAMYRAKASGKDRVELYAPQMQAEVVRRSEVAARLRTALRDGEFALLHQPVVHLASGTVAAVAAQARWRSAQGILFTPAEFLRVAEDSDRAAELGGWLLEEAVEQAAERARAGHPVPVSVRVSAGRLLDRSRPFGTVEALLTRHGLPSGALMIEVADSDPRIAFDDLEQRLVALRRLGVRIALDGFGSGYAAINALRRLPIDVLKLDRGLVEGVVESARLHKITSGLLRIACDLGMQSVADGVDLPEQVRALRAMGCTHGQGMAFSGPLDEYRLRRALIRGKFPVPGGVPTAQPVLAGGSIPLQSRSHDETAVPPT; this is encoded by the coding sequence GTGAGCGCCCTCGGGGCGCTGCTCTCCCGGCGGCCGGTCTCCGGCCGGAGCGCGGGACTGCGCTCCCAGCTGCTCCTCGCCGCCATCTGCGCCGGTTACGCCGTGGGGGCGGCGGTCGGCTGGGGCTCGCCCGGACTGGCCGTGTTCATGGGCGACTTCGGCCTCAGCCTCGCCGCCCTGATCGCCGCCGTGTCCTGCTTCCTCCACGCACGCAGGAGCGGCAGCCGGTTCCGGCCCGCCTGGCTGCTGTTCTCGCTCTCCTCAGCGATGGCGGCCGGCGGCAACGCGGTCTGGGGCTGGTACGAAGTGGTGCTGGGGCGCTCCGTGCCCTCCCCGTCCCTGGCCGACGTCTTCTTCCTCTGCTTCGCCCCGCCCGCCATCGTCGGGCTGCTGGTCCTCGCCAAGCGGCCCGTCACCCGGGCTGGCTGGGTCTGCCTGGTGCTGGACGCCTGGCTGATCGGCGGGTCCCTGCTCACGCTCTCCTGGAGCCTCGCGCTCGCCCACACCGCCCATGTCGCGAACGTGGAGGGGGAGAGCGTCGCCAGGGCCGCGCTCTCCCTGGCCTACCCGCTGCTCGACATCGTGCTGGTCTCCATGGTGCTCGCCCTGCACTTCCGGCGGGTCCACGTCAATCGCTCCGCGGTGAACACGGCCATCGCCGCACTCGCCCTGACGGTGCTGTGCGACGCGGTGTTCACCTCGCCGCTGCTCCGCTCGACCTACCGGTCCGGCCAGCTCCTCGACGCGGGCTGGTTCGCGGGATCCCTGCTGCTCGCCTATGCGCCGTGGGGCGCCCGTCGCAGTCAGGACAACGCTGTCGAGCACGCCAGGGAGCCGCGCACCACCAGCCGTCCCATCGCCGGCTCCCTGGCCGCGCTCACGCCGTACCTGGCCGCCGCCGTCTGCACCCTCGGCATCCTGTACAACGTGGTCGAGGGCCGCACCGTCGACCGGGTCGTGGTCTTCACCGGCTGCGCGGTGGTGCTCGCCCTGGTCGTCCGCCAGGCGATCATGCTCCTCGACAACATCGCGCTCACCCACGAGCTGGCGCAGAAGGAGAACCACTTCCGCTCCCTGGTGCAGGGCTCCAGCGACGTCATCATGATCGCCGCGCCCACCGGCATACTCCGCTACGTCAGCCCCGCGGCGGCCGGGGTCTACGGGCGCGACGCCGACGACCTCGTCGGCGCCGAGCTGTCCTCGATCATCCACCCCGAGGATCTCGGAGGGGTCGTCCACGAGGTCCGGCGGTTCCTCGCGGCACCGCCCCGGGAGGAACCCACCACCCGGATCGAATGCCGCTTCAGGTCGGGCACCGGTGACTGGCTCCACGTCGAGTCCACCGTCAACCGTCACCAGGGCGGTCTGCTGCTCAACAGCCGTGACGTGACCGAACGGGTCCGGCTGCAGGCCCAGTTGCAGCACAACGCCGAGCACGACCCGCTCACCGACCTGCCCAACCGGGCCCTGTTCACCACGCGGGTCAGCCAGGCGCTCGGCGGCCGGCGCTCCGGCGACCCGGGCACCGCCGTGCTCTTCATCGACCTGGACGGCTTCAAGGCGGTCAACGACTCCATCGGCCACCAGGCGGGCGACGAGCTGCTCATCCAGGCCGCCCGCCGCCTCCAGGAGTCCGTACGCGCCTCCGACACGGCCGCCCGCCTCGGGGGCGACGAATTCGCCGCGCTCATCGTCGGCGACGGCACCCGCGACCAGGCCGCCCGGGAGTGCCAGGTCCACGAGATCGCGGACCGGCTGCGCCTCACGCTCTCCCAGCCGTACCGGATCGGCACCGGGGAGGTCCGGGTGGCGGCCTCCATCGGGGTCGCCTTCGCCGAGCCCTCCATCACCCCCAAGGACCTCATGCGCAATGCCGACCTCGCCATGTACCGCGCCAAGGCGAGCGGCAAGGACAGGGTCGAGCTCTACGCCCCCCAGATGCAGGCCGAGGTCGTCCGCCGCTCCGAGGTCGCGGCGCGGCTGCGCACGGCCCTGAGGGACGGCGAGTTCGCGCTGCTGCACCAGCCCGTGGTCCACCTGGCCAGCGGCACCGTCGCGGCCGTGGCCGCCCAGGCGCGCTGGCGCTCCGCGCAGGGCATCCTCTTCACCCCCGCGGAGTTCCTCCGCGTCGCCGAGGACAGCGACCGCGCCGCCGAACTCGGCGGCTGGCTGCTGGAGGAGGCCGTCGAGCAGGCCGCCGAGCGGGCCAGGGCCGGTCACCCGGTCCCGGTGTCCGTGCGCGTGTCGGCCGGACGACTGCTCGACCGTTCACGGCCCTTCGGCACCGTGGAAGCGCTCCTCACCCGGCACGGACTGCCCTCCGGTGCCCTCATGATCGAAGTGGCCGACAGCGACCCGCGGATCGCCTTCGACGACCTTGAGCAGCGCCTCGTCGCGCTGCGCAGGCTCGGCGTACGGATCGCGCTCGACGGCTTCGGCAGCGGCTATGCGGCGATCAACGCGCTGCGCCGGCTTCCGATCGACGTACTGAAGCTGGACCGCGGCCTGGTCGAGGGCGTCGTGGAGTCCGCACGGCTGCACAAGATCACCAGTGGACTGTTGCGCATCGCCTGCGATCTCGGTATGCAGTCCGTGGCCGACGGGGTCGACCTGCCCGAGCAGGTGCGCGCGCTGCGGGCCATGGGATGTACGCACGGACAGGGGATGGCCTTCTCCGGGCCACTTGACGAATACCGGCTGCGGCGCGCCCTGATCCGTGGCAAGTTTCCTGTTCCAGGCGGTGTCCCCACCGCGCAGCCCGTTCTGGCGGGTGGCTCGATCCCGCTCCAGAGCCGCTCACATGATGAGACGGCCGTCCCACCTACTTGA
- a CDS encoding 2-hydroxyacid dehydrogenase codes for MTSTPATDVWLPIAADEIDGLPEGLNYRFWDGGRDYPADPADCAFYVVPYMKGPEVAVRPLKEMTGVRVVQTLSAGIDHVQPGLGLLPDGVRLCNAKGVHEASTAELALALILASLRGFPGFVHGQDKEEWLSGFYPALADKSVLVVGYGSIGAAIEDRLEPFECARVVRVARSARASARGPVHALEELPALLPEADIVILSTPLNPSTQGLVGAEFLAAMPDGALLVNVARGAVVDTAALLSELESGRLRAALDVTDPEPLPAGHPLWHAPNVLITPHVGGSTSAFLPRAKRLLAGQVTRFAAGEQVHNLVLTTG; via the coding sequence ATGACTTCGACACCTGCTACCGATGTGTGGCTGCCGATCGCGGCCGACGAGATCGACGGGCTCCCCGAGGGTCTCAACTACCGATTCTGGGACGGCGGCCGGGACTACCCGGCGGACCCCGCCGACTGCGCCTTCTACGTCGTTCCGTACATGAAGGGGCCGGAGGTCGCCGTCCGCCCGCTCAAGGAGATGACCGGCGTCCGGGTCGTGCAGACGCTGTCCGCGGGCATCGACCATGTGCAGCCGGGGCTCGGCCTCCTGCCCGACGGCGTACGGCTGTGCAATGCCAAGGGTGTGCACGAGGCGTCGACCGCAGAGCTCGCCCTCGCCCTGATCCTGGCCTCGCTGCGCGGATTCCCGGGCTTCGTGCACGGCCAGGACAAGGAGGAGTGGCTCTCGGGCTTCTACCCCGCCCTCGCCGACAAGTCCGTACTCGTCGTGGGGTACGGATCGATCGGCGCGGCCATCGAGGACAGGCTCGAACCCTTCGAGTGCGCGCGGGTGGTGCGCGTCGCACGCTCCGCACGGGCATCCGCGCGCGGCCCCGTACACGCGCTCGAGGAGCTGCCCGCACTGCTGCCCGAAGCCGACATCGTGATTCTGTCCACTCCGCTGAACCCCTCCACACAAGGGCTGGTGGGCGCCGAATTCCTCGCCGCGATGCCGGACGGTGCCCTGCTCGTGAACGTTGCCAGGGGAGCCGTTGTCGACACGGCGGCCCTGCTGTCCGAACTCGAGTCGGGCAGGCTGCGTGCCGCGCTCGATGTCACCGATCCCGAACCGCTGCCCGCGGGTCATCCGCTCTGGCATGCTCCCAACGTTCTGATCACCCCCCATGTGGGCGGCAGCACCTCGGCGTTCCTGCCGCGCGCCAAGCGTCTGCTGGCCGGCCAGGTCACCCGCTTCGCCGCAGGGGAGCAGGTGCACAACCTCGTACTCACGACCGGCTGA
- a CDS encoding aldo/keto reductase codes for MGAVGLGCMPMSWAYSTSQQRGDRSLRTVHAALDAGVHLLDTADMYGPFTNELLVGRALKGRRSDAFLSTKCGLLVGDQHIVANGRPGYVRRACDASLRRLQTDVIDLYQLHRADPEVPVEETWGAMADLVTAGKVRSLGLCAVGARAARRPGSRMHDGTIRQLERVQQVFPVSAVEAELSVWSPEALDQLLPWCTARGVGLLAAMPLGNGYLTGTLKPGQGFEPDDPRARHPRFTAEMMAANQPVVAGLRRIAERHGATPAQVALAWVLRQGRYVVPVPGAKQERWAVENAGAADLVLTDRDVAEIAGLPRARGSWD; via the coding sequence GTGGGCGCGGTCGGGCTGGGGTGCATGCCGATGAGCTGGGCCTACAGCACGTCGCAGCAGCGCGGCGACCGTTCGCTGCGGACGGTGCACGCCGCACTGGACGCCGGCGTCCACCTGCTCGACACCGCCGACATGTACGGCCCGTTCACCAACGAGCTGCTGGTCGGTCGCGCGCTCAAGGGGCGCCGGTCCGACGCCTTCCTCTCCACCAAGTGCGGGCTGCTGGTGGGCGATCAGCACATCGTCGCCAACGGGCGCCCCGGCTATGTGCGGCGGGCCTGCGATGCCTCGCTGCGGCGGCTGCAGACCGATGTGATCGATCTGTACCAACTGCACAGGGCCGACCCCGAGGTGCCGGTGGAGGAGACCTGGGGCGCGATGGCGGACCTGGTGACCGCGGGCAAGGTCCGGTCGCTCGGACTGTGCGCGGTGGGAGCACGGGCGGCGCGGCGGCCGGGGTCCCGGATGCACGACGGAACGATCCGGCAGCTGGAGCGGGTGCAGCAGGTCTTCCCCGTCAGCGCGGTCGAGGCGGAGCTCTCCGTGTGGTCTCCGGAGGCGCTGGACCAGCTGCTGCCCTGGTGCACGGCGCGGGGTGTCGGCCTGCTGGCGGCGATGCCGCTGGGCAACGGCTATCTGACGGGGACTCTGAAGCCGGGCCAGGGCTTCGAACCGGACGATCCGCGGGCCAGGCACCCGCGGTTCACGGCGGAGATGATGGCGGCGAACCAGCCGGTGGTGGCGGGTCTGCGGCGGATCGCGGAGCGGCACGGGGCCACCCCCGCCCAGGTGGCACTGGCCTGGGTGCTGCGGCAGGGCCGGTATGTGGTTCCCGTGCCCGGCGCGAAGCAGGAGCGGTGGGCCGTGGAGAACGCGGGGGCGGCGGACCTGGTCCTCACGGACCGGGACGTGGCGGAGATCGCCGGACTGCCGAGGGCCCGCGGCTCGTGGGACTGA